The Allocatelliglobosispora scoriae genome contains a region encoding:
- a CDS encoding C40 family peptidase codes for MRATVRVAVATLWREPHDDPADVLMLGETTDIRGWCAQLPRERRMDQDSVLGQLLLGEQVVIDSERDGWAHVVVTGQPSRFDPRGYPGWLPRHQLTEASDETEDLLVAATATTLRDAPDGDLVLRGVVLGTRLRTITLPGRRHLADEGDDDRDGDGDTLGDEWWAVGVPGEVEPLWGRALDLTPVPQRQPAARDVLMTATRLRDTPYVWGGMTPFGIDCSGLVHLSWRRHGVVLPRDACDQALATTPVEFGEERPGDLYFFARPGEPVHHVGIVAAAPRNGKRVMLHASSSVGHVVIEELTGDRFADLVSAARVPL; via the coding sequence ATGAGAGCCACCGTACGAGTAGCCGTGGCGACGCTGTGGCGCGAACCCCACGACGACCCGGCAGACGTTCTGATGCTCGGTGAGACCACCGACATCCGTGGCTGGTGCGCCCAGCTCCCCCGGGAACGGCGGATGGATCAGGACTCCGTGCTCGGCCAGCTCCTGCTCGGCGAGCAGGTGGTGATCGACTCCGAGCGCGACGGCTGGGCCCACGTCGTCGTCACCGGCCAGCCGTCCCGGTTCGACCCGCGCGGCTACCCCGGCTGGCTGCCCCGGCACCAGCTCACCGAGGCGTCCGACGAGACCGAGGACCTGCTCGTCGCGGCGACGGCGACCACGCTGCGCGACGCGCCCGACGGCGATCTGGTGCTGCGCGGGGTGGTCCTCGGTACGCGGTTGCGCACGATCACGCTGCCCGGGCGGCGGCACCTCGCCGACGAGGGCGACGACGATCGCGACGGTGACGGCGACACGCTGGGCGACGAGTGGTGGGCGGTGGGCGTACCCGGCGAGGTTGAGCCTTTGTGGGGCCGCGCGCTGGACCTGACCCCCGTGCCGCAGCGGCAGCCGGCGGCGCGTGACGTGCTGATGACCGCGACCCGGCTGCGGGACACGCCCTATGTCTGGGGTGGCATGACGCCCTTCGGGATCGACTGCTCCGGGCTGGTGCACCTGTCGTGGCGGCGGCACGGTGTCGTGCTGCCCCGCGACGCCTGCGACCAGGCGCTCGCCACGACGCCGGTGGAGTTCGGCGAGGAGCGCCCCGGCGACCTCTACTTCTTCGCCCGGCCCGGCGAGCCCGTGCACCACGTCGGCATCGTCGCGGCGGCACCTCGCAACGGCAAGCGGGTGATGCTGCACGCCTCGTCCTCGGTCGGCCACGTGGTGATCGAGGAGCTGACGGGCGACCGCTTCGCCGACCTCGTCAGCGCCGCCCGCGTCCCGCTGTAG
- a CDS encoding mandelate racemase/muconate lactonizing enzyme family protein: MSIIAVRTHRISVPLHTPFVTALRRATSAESLIVEIIDDEGHSGYGEAPQVWQVTGDSIAGSQSCVDSMLGPLLVGRDPDDLLARCREVARAVAENHSAKGAVDVALHDLAARRNNLSLVRALGGNATTVPTDVTLAAGEPTEVEAATRARVGEGFTVLKLKVGADAAGDLARIRACRDAAGPEVRIRLDANQGWTAREAVRIIRGVEEADLGVEFVEQPVPRWDLDGLAWVSQRVDTPIMADESVFNVRDLTEVIRRGAADLVNVKLAKCGGLTAARTMIELARAHGLGVIVGSMMESHVGLGAAAALVAAHGTTAVSDLDAAWWLAQSPVDGGITYAGSTITLPTGPGLGLTLRETA, translated from the coding sequence GTGTCGATCATCGCCGTGAGGACGCACCGGATCTCGGTGCCCCTGCATACACCTTTCGTGACGGCGCTGCGGCGCGCGACCAGCGCCGAGAGCCTCATCGTCGAGATCATCGATGACGAGGGCCACTCGGGTTACGGCGAGGCGCCCCAGGTCTGGCAGGTCACCGGCGACTCGATCGCCGGATCACAGTCCTGTGTGGACTCCATGCTCGGCCCGCTGCTGGTCGGCCGCGACCCCGACGACCTGCTCGCGCGCTGCCGCGAGGTCGCGCGGGCGGTCGCCGAGAACCACTCGGCCAAGGGGGCGGTCGACGTCGCGCTGCACGACCTGGCCGCGCGCCGCAACAACCTCTCGCTGGTACGCGCACTCGGCGGCAACGCCACCACCGTCCCCACCGACGTGACCCTCGCCGCCGGTGAGCCCACGGAGGTCGAGGCCGCCACCCGGGCCCGCGTCGGCGAGGGCTTCACGGTCCTGAAGCTCAAGGTGGGCGCCGACGCCGCCGGAGACCTCGCCCGGATCCGGGCCTGCCGCGACGCCGCCGGACCGGAGGTGCGGATCCGGCTCGACGCCAACCAGGGCTGGACGGCCCGGGAGGCGGTCCGGATCATCCGGGGCGTCGAGGAGGCCGACCTCGGCGTCGAGTTCGTCGAGCAGCCCGTCCCCCGGTGGGACCTGGACGGCCTCGCCTGGGTCTCCCAGCGCGTCGACACCCCGATCATGGCCGACGAGTCGGTCTTCAACGTCCGCGACCTCACCGAGGTGATCCGGCGCGGTGCCGCCGACCTGGTCAACGTCAAGCTCGCCAAGTGCGGCGGGCTCACCGCGGCCCGCACCATGATCGAGCTTGCCCGCGCGCACGGGCTCGGCGTCATCGTCGGCTCGATGATGGAGTCCCACGTCGGTCTGGGTGCCGCCGCGGCCCTCGTCGCCGCTCACGGCACCACCGCGGTGAGCGACCTCGACGCCGCCTGGTGGCTCGCGCAGAGCCCGGTCGACGGGGGCATCACCTACGCCGGGAGCACGATCACCCTGCCCACCGGACCCGGCCTCGGACTCACCCTGCGGGAGACGGCATGA
- a CDS encoding serine hydrolase: MPGPLPPALHAIDLDSIDGTVSIWLGPVGGPPVFTRDAEVTHYAASTMKVAVLVALHRAAERGDLALDDEIVVDNEFVSVLPGAGPFSIDPTDDNDEQVTGRMGETATLGWLGERMIVRSSNLATNLLIGVLGTDAVNAVWRDVGARHSRTDRGIEDVRARETGVTNLVTAADLAALLSAIADGTAASPASCAAILGILEAQEYREDIPAGLPPGTRVACKNGWVPNIRHGAAVIYPVHSPAYILVVCTTTTLEESAGADLVARIAAATFPE, encoded by the coding sequence ATGCCTGGACCACTACCGCCCGCGCTGCACGCGATCGATCTGGACTCGATTGATGGGACTGTTTCGATCTGGCTGGGCCCGGTCGGCGGCCCACCGGTCTTCACGCGGGATGCCGAGGTCACGCACTACGCGGCCAGCACGATGAAGGTCGCGGTGCTGGTCGCGCTTCATCGGGCCGCCGAGCGCGGCGACCTGGCTCTCGACGACGAGATCGTGGTGGATAACGAGTTCGTCTCGGTGTTGCCGGGGGCGGGGCCCTTCTCGATCGATCCGACCGATGACAACGACGAGCAGGTCACCGGGCGGATGGGCGAGACGGCGACGCTGGGGTGGCTGGGCGAGCGCATGATCGTGCGTTCCAGCAATCTCGCGACGAACCTGCTGATCGGGGTGCTCGGCACCGATGCGGTCAACGCGGTCTGGCGCGATGTCGGCGCCCGGCACAGCCGGACCGATCGGGGCATCGAGGATGTCAGGGCCCGCGAGACGGGCGTCACCAACCTCGTCACCGCCGCTGATCTGGCCGCTCTGCTCTCGGCGATCGCCGACGGCACTGCGGCGAGCCCGGCGAGTTGCGCGGCGATCCTGGGGATCCTGGAGGCCCAGGAGTACCGCGAGGACATTCCGGCCGGGCTGCCACCGGGGACCAGGGTCGCCTGCAAGAACGGCTGGGTGCCGAATATCCGCCACGGCGCGGCGGTGATCTATCCGGTGCACTCACCGGCGTACATCCTGGTGGTCTGCACGACGACGACGCTGGAGGAATCGGCGGGCGCCGATCTGGTCGCGCGGATTGCCGCCGCGACCTTCCCCGAGTAG